In one window of Bizionia sp. M204 DNA:
- a CDS encoding NADP-dependent isocitrate dehydrogenase, producing MTNSSTIIYTKTDEAPALATASFLPIIKAFAKPSGITIETKDISLAARILANFPDFLTEDQRVDDALTFLGDLVKRPEANIIKLPNISASVPQLNSAIKELQDKGYKLPNYPEEVKNDQDKDVKSRYDKIKGSAVNPVLREGNSDRRAPKAVKNFAKKHPHSMGAWSKDSKTNVATMSEGDFAHNEKSVTLDAATSVKIIHTDLSGTKTILKNDFPLLKGEIIDGTVLSKKALLNFLETEIEDAKATNVLFSLHMKATMMKVSDPIIFGHAVRVFFKDVFAKYQDDFNKIGVDVNNGFGDLIRNLSELPDAKRKAIEADIEATFNSRPDLAMVNSDKGITNLHVPSDVIIDASMPAMIRTSGKMWNKNGELQDTKAVIPDSSYAGIYSATIAFCKEHGAFDPTTMGTVPNVGLMAQKAEEYGSHDKTFEIASNGTVTVVDSDNKVLIEHTVEAGDIWRMCQVKDAPIQDWVKLAVNRSRASQTPAVFWLDVKRAHDAELIKKVNTYLKDHDTSGLDIRILSPIEATNFTLKRVKAGEDTISVSGNVLRDYLTDLFPILELGTSAKMLSIVPLMNGGGLFETGAGGSAPKHVEQLLEENHLRWDSLGEFLALAVSLEHLSEVTKNPKALILSEALDLATEKLLDNNQSPSRKVGELDNRGSHFYLAKYWAEAIANQEKDISMKNTFGEIALLFKAEEKNIINELNSVQGKQVSIGGYYEPNDDLTNNIMRPSETLNKILQAL from the coding sequence ATGACAAACTCTTCTACTATAATTTACACAAAAACAGATGAAGCACCAGCATTAGCAACGGCATCTTTTTTACCAATTATAAAGGCCTTTGCAAAACCATCTGGAATTACCATAGAAACAAAAGATATATCTTTGGCTGCTAGAATTTTAGCAAATTTTCCGGATTTTTTAACAGAAGACCAACGCGTTGACGATGCGCTTACCTTTTTAGGTGATTTAGTTAAAAGACCTGAAGCCAACATCATTAAATTACCAAATATTAGTGCCTCTGTTCCACAGTTAAATAGTGCTATAAAAGAGCTTCAAGATAAAGGTTATAAATTACCTAATTACCCGGAAGAAGTAAAAAATGATCAAGATAAAGACGTAAAGAGTCGTTATGATAAAATAAAAGGTAGTGCTGTAAACCCTGTACTTCGCGAAGGTAACTCCGATCGTCGTGCGCCAAAGGCAGTAAAGAATTTTGCTAAAAAACATCCGCATTCTATGGGTGCTTGGAGTAAAGATTCAAAAACAAATGTTGCCACCATGAGTGAAGGTGATTTTGCACATAATGAAAAATCAGTAACCTTGGATGCGGCAACCAGCGTCAAAATAATTCATACAGATTTAAGTGGTACTAAAACAATTCTAAAAAATGATTTCCCATTATTAAAAGGCGAAATTATTGATGGAACGGTTTTAAGCAAAAAAGCACTTTTAAACTTTTTAGAAACTGAAATTGAAGACGCTAAAGCAACCAACGTATTGTTTTCATTACATATGAAAGCGACTATGATGAAGGTGAGTGATCCAATTATTTTTGGTCATGCTGTACGTGTTTTCTTTAAGGACGTATTTGCCAAATATCAAGACGATTTCAATAAAATAGGAGTCGATGTTAATAATGGTTTTGGAGATTTAATTCGTAACCTATCGGAATTACCAGATGCCAAACGAAAAGCTATTGAAGCTGATATTGAAGCAACTTTTAATAGTCGCCCAGATTTAGCCATGGTTAATAGCGATAAGGGTATTACCAATTTACATGTTCCTAGTGATGTAATTATAGACGCATCCATGCCTGCTATGATTCGTACATCTGGAAAAATGTGGAATAAAAATGGTGAGCTTCAAGATACAAAAGCGGTAATTCCAGACAGTAGTTATGCAGGAATTTACTCGGCTACTATTGCTTTCTGTAAAGAACATGGCGCTTTTGATCCAACGACCATGGGAACCGTTCCAAATGTTGGGTTAATGGCTCAAAAAGCTGAAGAATACGGATCGCATGATAAAACATTCGAGATTGCTAGCAACGGTACAGTAACGGTTGTGGATTCAGATAATAAAGTTTTAATTGAGCACACCGTTGAAGCCGGAGATATATGGAGAATGTGTCAAGTAAAAGATGCTCCCATTCAGGACTGGGTTAAATTGGCTGTAAATCGTTCAAGAGCTTCGCAAACACCAGCCGTTTTTTGGTTAGACGTTAAGCGCGCACATGATGCAGAATTAATTAAAAAAGTAAATACCTATTTAAAAGATCATGATACATCTGGTTTGGACATCAGAATACTATCACCAATTGAAGCGACTAATTTTACTTTAAAGCGTGTTAAAGCTGGAGAAGATACCATTTCAGTTTCTGGAAATGTATTACGTGATTATTTAACTGATTTATTTCCAATTTTAGAATTAGGAACAAGTGCTAAAATGTTATCTATTGTACCATTAATGAATGGTGGCGGCTTATTTGAAACCGGTGCTGGTGGTTCTGCTCCAAAACATGTAGAACAATTACTAGAAGAAAATCATTTACGATGGGATTCTTTAGGTGAATTTTTAGCTCTAGCTGTTTCTTTAGAGCATTTATCTGAAGTTACTAAAAATCCAAAAGCACTCATATTATCGGAAGCTTTGGATTTAGCAACGGAAAAACTTTTGGATAACAATCAGTCACCTTCTAGAAAAGTGGGCGAATTGGATAACAGAGGGAGCCATTTTTACCTGGCTAAATATTGGGCAGAAGCAATTGCAAACCAAGAAAAGGATATTTCAATGAAGAATACTTTTGGAGAAATAGCACTTTTGTTTAAGGCCGAAGAAAAAAACATTATTAACGAATTGAATAGTGTACAAGGAAAACAAGTCAGCATTGGTGGCTATTACGAACCAAATGATGATTTAACAAACAATATTATGCGCCCAAGTGAAACATTAAACAAAATATTACAAGCGTTATAA
- a CDS encoding tRNA (guanine-N1)-methyltransferase — MNSLKKFLLFLFIASYASINAQDATETDDQLSLESGTIDSQFEYVIQRSNNYQDYKVVKKNWLYTLKAHTLDSLKSIHSELATAEGTISNQNSEIASLKSSLKNTEDTLNKTTNEKNNMELFGLQMTKPNYNILMWSIVGLLLALLLLFIYKFKNSNAITREAQKNLSETEDEFDEHRRTALEREQKVRRQLQDELNKQKGIN, encoded by the coding sequence ATGAACAGTCTTAAAAAATTTCTATTATTTTTATTTATAGCAAGTTACGCCTCAATAAATGCACAGGATGCAACAGAAACCGATGACCAATTATCTTTAGAAAGCGGTACCATAGATAGCCAATTTGAGTACGTCATTCAACGTTCTAACAATTATCAAGATTATAAAGTAGTTAAAAAGAACTGGTTATATACCTTGAAAGCACATACATTAGATTCCTTAAAATCTATCCATTCCGAATTAGCCACAGCCGAAGGAACTATTTCTAATCAGAATAGTGAAATAGCAAGTTTAAAAAGCAGTCTAAAAAACACCGAAGACACCTTAAATAAAACGACCAACGAAAAAAATAACATGGAGTTATTTGGTTTACAAATGACCAAGCCCAATTATAATATTCTCATGTGGTCCATTGTTGGTTTATTACTAGCACTATTACTCCTATTTATCTACAAGTTTAAAAATAGCAATGCCATAACTCGTGAAGCTCAAAAAAACCTTTCCGAAACAGAAGATGAATTTGATGAACACAGACGCACAGCATTAGAGCGTGAGCAAAAAGTAAGACGCCAACTTCAAGATGAACTCAATAAACAAAAAGGAATTAATTAA
- a CDS encoding TolC family protein, with product MSIKNVIIYSLLLLSLPLFSQRILNPEDAFSMALEHNYGIKITNNSLEIAENNTSILNSGYLPTVTGNAGATYNLDNTEAQFANGESTILNGAESSRYNASVNLNYVVFDGMGRQYNYKRLKEEYFLSQLEARETIENVIIQLFTIYYNLAKTSENTLALEQTLNISKDRLLRAEYQFDYGQNTKLGVLNAQVDINNDSINLINIRQQLKNTKRDLNVVIGNQIAGDFDVKTDLKFLLDLDKDELLSKTKANNVALLQAEKNISIGEIDIKARKSQYLPTVGLIGSYGWNKNNNNAASFATTTLNTGLSVGINLAWDLFDGGSTITQVKNTKINLDNQKLQKEQLIITIERDFYNAWEDYQNKLVIFNVQQDNIITSENNFNRTQEKFKLGQATSIEFRQAQLNLRNAELSRNQAKYDAKLAELTVLQISGDLLNVEF from the coding sequence ATGAGCATTAAAAACGTCATAATATACAGTCTTTTATTATTGTCATTACCATTGTTTTCGCAGAGGATTTTAAATCCAGAAGATGCTTTTTCCATGGCTTTAGAACATAATTATGGTATAAAAATCACCAATAACTCGTTAGAAATTGCCGAAAATAATACCAGTATCTTAAATTCTGGATATCTACCAACTGTAACGGGTAATGCTGGCGCTACATATAATTTAGATAATACGGAAGCCCAATTTGCTAATGGGGAATCTACTATTTTAAATGGTGCAGAAAGCTCGCGTTATAATGCATCGGTTAATTTAAATTATGTTGTTTTTGATGGCATGGGAAGACAGTATAATTATAAACGTTTGAAAGAAGAATATTTTTTATCGCAACTAGAGGCAAGAGAAACTATTGAAAACGTCATCATTCAACTATTTACTATTTATTACAATCTAGCTAAAACGTCAGAAAACACATTAGCTTTAGAGCAAACTTTAAATATTTCAAAGGATAGATTATTAAGAGCGGAATATCAATTCGATTATGGTCAAAACACGAAGCTAGGTGTTTTAAATGCACAAGTGGATATTAATAATGATAGTATAAATCTTATAAATATTAGACAACAATTAAAAAATACAAAACGAGATTTAAATGTTGTAATCGGCAATCAAATTGCTGGGGACTTTGATGTTAAAACAGACCTTAAGTTTTTGTTAGATTTAGATAAGGATGAATTATTATCTAAAACAAAAGCAAATAATGTGGCGCTGTTGCAAGCAGAAAAAAATATTTCTATTGGCGAAATAGACATTAAAGCTCGAAAATCGCAATATTTACCTACAGTTGGATTAATTGGTTCCTATGGTTGGAATAAAAACAATAACAACGCAGCTTCTTTTGCAACAACAACTTTAAACACAGGTCTTTCAGTAGGTATTAATCTAGCTTGGGATCTATTTGATGGCGGAAGCACTATTACGCAAGTAAAAAACACCAAAATTAATTTAGACAATCAAAAATTGCAAAAAGAGCAACTAATCATCACCATTGAACGCGATTTTTATAATGCTTGGGAGGATTATCAAAACAAGCTAGTTATTTTTAATGTCCAACAAGATAATATTATTACTTCCGAAAATAATTTTAATCGAACTCAAGAAAAGTTTAAACTGGGACAAGCTACTTCTATTGAGTTTAGGCAAGCACAATTAAACCTTCGGAATGCGGAATTAAGCAGAAATCAAGCAAAATATGATGCCAAGCTTGCCGAACTAACCGTTTTACAAATAAGCGGAGACTTATTGAATGTTGAGTTTTAA
- a CDS encoding efflux RND transporter permease subunit gives MRKIITYFIRYHVAVNVFIIAFFAFGILGIMSLKSSFFPLVESKIININIIYPGASPQEIEEGIVLQIEDNLKGLKGIDRVTSTSRENSGTITVEIEKGENIDFMLLEVKNAVDRVPSFPTGMEPLVVSKQEAIRETISFALSGNNVPLVTLKQIGRQVENDLRAIDGISQVTVTGYPEEEIEIALNENNLLAYNLTFSDVAKAVASSNILITGGNIKTDAEEYLIRANNRSYYGDELSNIVVKATQDGKTVRLKDVAIIRDRFSETPNATFFNKNLSVNISVTSTNNEDLMSSAEKVKVYIDEYNQKHENVRLDIVRDLSITLNQRTKLLSENAMIGMFLVLIFLSLFLNTRLAFWVAFGLPLSFLGMFIFAGQFDVTINVLSLFGMIIVIGILVDDAIVIAENIYQHYEKGKTPIQAAIDGTMEVIPPVVSAIITTILAFSLFLFLDSRIGEFFSEVAVVVILTLVVSLVEALIILPAHLAHSKALRKETPQENPSKTKQFFAKMRGINAFGDRIMRFLRDKVYSPALSFVLKFKILSLGIFVALLVLTFGAIGGGVIGVTIFPSIASDRISIELDMPNGTNVKITDSIISMIEEKSFIVNKEFSEKFLKDSDKELFENTILTLNSSSSAQLVINMLPGEERPDEINASMVANRLRELVGPVIGTERLIYGSGGNFGGSPVSVALLGNNIEELKAAKVELKNILEENPLLKDIEDNDPAGIKEIRLELKETAYLIGLDLSTVMAQIRAGFFGSQVQRFQRGQDEIRVWVRYDRPNRESINDLEDMRIVTPTGSRIALKDIATYTIVRGDVAINHLDGKREIRVSADLKDPSTSVTDILDEIKRTTIPELQSKYPTISAAFEGQNREAQKLSSSISSAGTIILLLIYITIAFTFRSYSQPLLLLLLVPFSLTAVAWGHWLLGFPVNVLSLLGIIALIGIMVNDGLVLIGKFNTNLKNGMSFDLALSDAGKSRFRAIFLTSVTTIAGLAPLLLEKSRQAQFLKPMAISISFGIAYATILTLLVLPLFLSFNNSIKKNAKWLYSNKAVTKEEVERAIKEQKEENEH, from the coding sequence ATGAGAAAAATAATTACGTATTTTATTCGGTATCATGTAGCTGTTAATGTCTTCATTATAGCTTTTTTTGCATTTGGTATATTAGGGATTATGTCTTTGAAATCGTCATTTTTCCCCCTTGTCGAATCTAAAATAATCAATATAAACATTATCTATCCTGGCGCTTCGCCTCAAGAAATAGAGGAAGGTATTGTGCTGCAAATTGAAGATAATCTTAAAGGATTAAAAGGCATAGATCGCGTTACTTCCACCTCCAGAGAAAATAGTGGAACGATTACTGTTGAAATTGAAAAAGGTGAAAATATTGACTTCATGTTATTAGAAGTTAAAAACGCCGTGGATCGTGTACCTTCTTTTCCAACTGGCATGGAACCATTGGTTGTTTCGAAACAAGAAGCCATTCGGGAAACCATATCTTTTGCTTTAAGTGGAAATAATGTACCGTTAGTAACCTTAAAACAAATAGGGAGACAGGTTGAGAATGATTTACGAGCTATTGATGGTATTTCGCAAGTAACTGTTACTGGGTATCCAGAAGAAGAAATAGAAATTGCCCTAAATGAAAACAACCTATTAGCATATAATCTAACATTTTCCGATGTTGCAAAGGCAGTAGCTTCATCTAATATTCTAATTACTGGAGGAAATATAAAAACGGATGCCGAGGAGTATCTTATTCGCGCCAACAACCGTTCCTATTATGGCGACGAACTTTCAAACATTGTTGTAAAAGCAACACAAGATGGGAAAACGGTACGCTTAAAGGACGTGGCAATTATAAGAGATCGTTTTTCGGAAACACCAAATGCTACTTTTTTCAATAAAAATTTATCGGTAAATATTTCTGTAACTAGTACAAATAATGAAGATCTTATGTCTTCTGCCGAAAAAGTTAAGGTTTATATAGATGAGTACAATCAAAAACATGAAAATGTCCGGTTAGACATCGTTAGAGATTTATCCATTACATTAAACCAACGAACCAAGCTTTTATCTGAAAACGCCATGATTGGTATGTTTTTAGTTTTAATTTTCCTATCCTTATTTTTAAACACAAGATTGGCCTTTTGGGTGGCATTTGGACTTCCTCTTTCATTTTTAGGAATGTTCATTTTTGCGGGACAATTTGATGTTACTATAAACGTACTGTCACTTTTTGGAATGATTATCGTTATTGGTATTTTAGTTGATGATGCCATCGTAATTGCAGAAAACATTTATCAGCATTACGAAAAAGGGAAAACACCAATCCAAGCAGCTATTGATGGAACCATGGAAGTTATACCTCCCGTTGTATCGGCTATTATAACCACAATCCTAGCTTTTTCATTATTTCTGTTTTTGGACAGTCGAATTGGTGAATTTTTCAGCGAAGTTGCCGTTGTCGTTATTTTAACATTAGTCGTTTCTTTAGTAGAGGCTTTAATAATTCTACCCGCGCATTTAGCCCATTCTAAAGCCTTAAGAAAAGAAACTCCTCAAGAAAACCCTTCAAAAACAAAACAGTTTTTTGCCAAAATGCGTGGCATCAATGCTTTCGGAGATCGAATCATGAGGTTTTTAAGAGACAAAGTCTATTCGCCAGCATTATCATTTGTTTTAAAATTTAAAATCTTGTCTTTAGGGATTTTTGTGGCTCTTTTAGTTTTAACATTCGGCGCTATAGGTGGCGGTGTTATTGGTGTTACAATTTTCCCATCCATAGCAAGTGACCGTATCTCCATTGAATTAGATATGCCCAACGGAACCAATGTAAAAATAACCGATTCTATTATTTCAATGATAGAAGAAAAGTCGTTTATAGTAAATAAAGAGTTCTCTGAAAAGTTTTTAAAAGATTCCGATAAAGAGCTTTTTGAAAATACCATACTAACCTTAAATAGTAGCTCCAGCGCACAATTGGTTATAAACATGTTACCTGGAGAAGAAAGGCCTGACGAAATCAACGCTTCCATGGTAGCAAATAGGCTACGTGAGTTAGTAGGTCCGGTAATTGGTACCGAACGATTGATTTATGGTTCTGGTGGAAATTTTGGTGGTAGTCCCGTTTCCGTAGCTCTACTAGGCAATAATATTGAGGAACTGAAAGCCGCTAAAGTGGAGTTAAAAAATATTTTAGAAGAAAACCCTTTACTCAAAGATATTGAAGACAATGATCCTGCTGGTATTAAGGAAATTAGACTTGAGTTAAAAGAGACCGCCTATTTAATAGGTTTGGACCTTAGCACAGTAATGGCACAAATTCGTGCTGGTTTTTTCGGTTCTCAAGTTCAACGTTTTCAAAGAGGTCAAGATGAGATTCGAGTATGGGTGCGTTATGATCGTCCCAATAGAGAATCTATCAACGATTTGGAGGATATGCGTATTGTAACGCCAACAGGCAGTCGTATTGCGTTAAAAGACATTGCAACCTATACTATTGTCCGTGGCGATGTTGCCATTAATCATTTAGATGGCAAACGAGAAATTAGAGTTTCGGCAGATTTAAAAGATCCAAGTACCAGTGTTACAGATATTCTTGATGAAATTAAGAGAACAACCATTCCAGAGTTACAATCTAAATATCCAACAATTTCTGCTGCCTTTGAAGGACAAAATCGGGAGGCCCAAAAGTTATCTTCATCTATTTCAAGTGCAGGAACTATCATTTTATTGCTTATTTATATTACCATTGCCTTTACTTTCAGAAGCTACAGTCAACCTTTATTATTGTTGCTATTAGTTCCATTTAGTTTAACCGCCGTAGCTTGGGGACATTGGCTGTTAGGCTTTCCGGTAAACGTATTATCCTTATTAGGTATAATTGCACTAATTGGAATAATGGTGAATGACGGGTTAGTTCTTATAGGCAAATTCAATACAAATTTAAAAAACGGCATGTCTTTCGATTTAGCCCTATCGGATGCTGGAAAGTCAAGGTTTAGAGCTATTTTCTTAACATCGGTAACTACCATAGCTGGTTTAGCACCTTTGTTATTAGAAAAAAGTAGACAAGCACAATTTTTGAAACCCATGGCAATATCAATTTCTTTCGGAATTGCCTATGCCACTATATTAACCTTATTAGTCTTACCCTTATTTCTATCATTTAATAATAGTATTAAGAAAAATGCTAAATGGTTATATTCTAATAAAGCCGTAACAAAAGAAGAAGTTGAACGCGCTATTAAAGAACAAAAAGAAGAAAATGAGCATTAA
- the rplS gene encoding 50S ribosomal protein L19 has translation MESLIKFVQQEFVPKKDFPEFSAGDTITVYYEIREGEKVRTQFFRGVVIQKRGTGSSETFTIRKMSGTIGVERIFPINMPALQKVEVNKRGKVRRARIYYFRGLTGKKARIKESMKR, from the coding sequence ATGGAATCTTTAATCAAATTTGTACAACAAGAGTTTGTACCTAAAAAAGATTTTCCAGAGTTTAGTGCTGGAGACACAATTACAGTTTATTACGAAATTAGAGAAGGCGAAAAAGTACGTACACAGTTCTTTAGAGGTGTTGTTATTCAAAAGAGAGGAACAGGTTCTTCTGAAACATTTACAATCAGAAAAATGTCTGGAACTATTGGTGTAGAGCGTATTTTCCCAATCAATATGCCAGCTTTACAAAAAGTTGAAGTTAACAAACGTGGTAAAGTACGTCGTGCACGTATCTACTACTTTAGAGGCTTAACTGGTAAGAAAGCTAGAATCAAAGAAAGTATGAAACGTTAA
- a CDS encoding efflux RND transporter periplasmic adaptor subunit, translated as MRNIILSILGVLLILGSFFIAKHLIDSKTKPKPVIEKVIKTVYTDTVKNSTIPILIPANGSLVAKQRVELYAEVQGIFKPGTKLFKPGQYYKKGETLIKIDASEYYASVQSAKSNLYNTIAAIMPDLRLDFPNMFQKWQTYLNSFDLNKTTPKLPEMTSDKENYFITGRGIVSNYYNVKNLEQRLAKYNISAPFNGILTEALITEGALIRIGQKLGEYIDPTVYEMEIALSKSYASLLKVNEDVELQNIEHTERYKGKISRVNGSIDAATQTITAYIEVENEQLKEGMYLEASLNAKKEENAIEINRNLMLDGNQIFIVKDNTLDILNVTPVFFSETTVVLKNVPNGTVILNKPVPGAYAGMLVKPFTENKTSRDSQ; from the coding sequence ATGCGAAATATCATACTTTCAATTTTAGGAGTCTTACTTATATTAGGCTCTTTTTTTATTGCCAAACATTTAATAGACAGCAAAACAAAACCCAAACCGGTTATAGAAAAAGTTATAAAAACGGTCTACACAGACACCGTTAAAAACTCCACTATTCCTATTTTAATTCCCGCTAATGGCAGTTTAGTGGCCAAGCAGCGTGTGGAATTATATGCTGAAGTTCAAGGAATTTTTAAACCTGGAACCAAACTATTTAAACCAGGGCAATACTATAAAAAAGGCGAAACACTCATTAAGATTGATGCATCTGAATACTATGCTAGTGTACAATCGGCAAAAAGTAACCTTTACAATACAATTGCAGCTATTATGCCTGATTTACGATTAGATTTCCCTAACATGTTTCAGAAATGGCAAACGTATTTAAATAGTTTCGATTTAAATAAAACCACCCCAAAACTTCCTGAAATGACATCAGATAAAGAAAATTATTTCATTACAGGCCGTGGTATTGTTTCCAATTATTACAATGTTAAAAATTTAGAACAGCGTTTAGCAAAGTATAATATCTCAGCGCCCTTTAATGGTATTCTCACGGAAGCCCTAATTACGGAAGGTGCCTTAATTAGAATTGGACAAAAACTAGGTGAATATATTGATCCTACCGTTTATGAAATGGAAATAGCTTTGAGTAAATCCTACGCCAGCCTTTTAAAGGTAAACGAAGACGTTGAATTACAAAACATAGAACATACCGAGCGTTATAAAGGAAAAATTTCCAGAGTTAATGGAAGTATTGATGCAGCAACACAAACCATTACGGCGTATATTGAAGTGGAAAATGAACAACTTAAAGAAGGGATGTATCTAGAAGCAAGCTTGAATGCTAAAAAAGAGGAAAATGCCATAGAAATAAATAGAAACTTAATGTTAGATGGAAATCAGATTTTTATAGTTAAGGATAACACCCTAGATATACTAAATGTTACACCTGTTTTCTTTTCGGAAACAACCGTTGTTTTAAAAAATGTTCCAAATGGTACCGTTATTTTAAACAAACCAGTTCCAGGTGCCTACGCCGGAATGCTTGTAAAGCCATTTACTGAAAATAAAACTTCAAGGGATAGCCAATAA
- a CDS encoding pentapeptide repeat-containing protein, which yields MNLPYICDQTFKKQTYTHEPLAKGEYDNCQFIDCDFSDAFLSYISFTECEFLNCNLSSAKVKDATFKDVIFTDCKILGVLFNTCNPFLMSFSFKNCLLNLSAFNNLKLKNTQFHTCSLKQTDFSDTDLSYASFLDCNLDQAIFYKSNLTHADFSTSQNITMSPEFNTLKSAKFSKENVLGLLKSYQLIIE from the coding sequence ATGAATCTGCCCTACATCTGCGATCAAACCTTTAAAAAACAAACTTACACCCACGAACCTCTTGCCAAGGGTGAATATGATAATTGTCAATTTATAGATTGTGATTTTTCAGATGCATTTCTATCATATATATCATTTACAGAATGTGAGTTTCTTAACTGTAATTTAAGTTCTGCCAAAGTTAAGGATGCCACATTTAAAGATGTAATATTTACCGATTGCAAAATACTTGGTGTGCTTTTTAATACATGTAATCCTTTTTTAATGTCTTTTTCATTTAAAAACTGCCTATTAAATCTATCTGCATTTAATAATCTGAAATTAAAAAATACCCAATTCCATACCTGCTCATTAAAACAAACAGATTTTTCTGATACAGATCTCTCCTACGCCAGTTTTTTAGACTGCAATTTGGACCAGGCTATTTTCTATAAATCAAACCTAACACATGCCGATTTTTCAACATCTCAAAACATTACAATGAGTCCTGAATTCAATACTTTAAAATCAGCTAAATTTTCGAAAGAAAATGTACTAGGCCTATTAAAATCTTACCAACTTATTATAGAATAA
- the trmD gene encoding tRNA (guanosine(37)-N1)-methyltransferase TrmD, whose translation MRIDIITVLPELLKSPFEASILKRAIDANLVEVHFHNLRDYTTDNYKTIDDYQFGGGAGMVMMIEPIDKCISQLQSERNYDEVIYMTPDGETLNQGIANQISLKENIIILCGHYKGVDQRVRDHFITREISIGDYVLSGGELGAAVLCDAIIRLIPGVLGNETSALTDSFQDNLLAPPIYTRPREYKGWKVPELLFTGNFPKIEKWREEQAYERTKTRRPDLLDEK comes from the coding sequence ATGCGTATCGATATTATTACCGTTTTACCTGAATTGTTAAAGAGCCCGTTTGAAGCTTCTATTTTAAAACGTGCTATTGACGCGAACTTGGTAGAAGTGCATTTCCACAATTTACGTGATTATACAACCGATAATTATAAAACTATAGACGACTACCAATTTGGCGGCGGAGCCGGCATGGTTATGATGATTGAACCGATTGATAAATGCATTTCGCAATTACAGTCTGAACGCAATTATGACGAGGTTATTTATATGACACCCGATGGCGAAACCTTAAATCAAGGTATTGCTAACCAAATTTCATTAAAAGAAAACATTATAATTTTGTGTGGCCATTATAAAGGAGTAGATCAACGGGTTCGCGATCATTTTATTACACGCGAAATCTCCATAGGCGATTATGTGCTTTCTGGAGGAGAATTAGGTGCGGCTGTATTATGTGATGCTATTATTCGTTTAATCCCTGGAGTTTTAGGAAATGAGACATCGGCGCTTACCGATTCGTTTCAGGATAATCTATTAGCACCACCAATTTACACACGACCTCGGGAATACAAAGGATGGAAAGTACCCGAATTATTGTTTACTGGTAACTTTCCAAAAATTGAAAAATGGCGGGAAGAGCAAGCATACGAGCGTACGAAAACGCGAAGACCCGACTTATTAGACGAAAAATAA